From the genome of Planctomycetota bacterium:
CCACATCGCGCGCCGCGGCGTAAAAGTCGTGATGCTCCGGCGAGCGCAATACCTGAAGCCAGGCGATCGTCTCGGGGTTGTCCGGCACGACGCCCAGCTCCGTCGCCCCCGCCTGAAGATCCGCCACCAGCGGGTCCTTCGCCTTGATCGAACGCATGGCGGCGATCAGCTTGTCGGGGTCGTCGGTCAGCCGATGCAGAAGATCCCATGCGGCGGCGCGCTGCGTGATGGTGGCGTCGGTTCCTTCGGCGAAGACTTCCATGACGACCTGTTCGATCGGTTCGCCCGGCCGCAGCGCTTCGATGGCGGCGCGCTCCGGGCGGTCGGCGTCCCTGTACACCGGCGTGCGAAGCGAATAGTTCCGCACCAGCGCCGGCACGAAGTCGACCCAGCGGCGCTCGACGGCGATGTTCATGATGTGCTTGAGCGTTTCCCAGTCCTTGCAGAGCACGATGGCGCTTTTGAGGAACTGCTTGGCGTCGGCCTCATTGATCTCGACAAGCTGATCGACGGCGTAGTTGCTGAACTCGGCGGGGTAGCCGCGTTCCCAGACGAGCTTCTGGAGCACGGCGATGCGCTGGGGGTCGGCGTACAACTCGGCTTGGGCCTGATGGGCGGCGTCCCATCGCTTGCGCAGGCCTTCCTGCCGGTCGAGCATGACGGCGAGCGGATGGTCGTAATGGGTCGGGCCCGACGCGCAGGCGGTCAGGCACAGCAGCAGGGCGGCCGGGAGCGTGATGCGGGTCCACATGGGCTTTGCCTCCGTCGGCGGCATTGTAGCGAAGTCGCCCGCCGCTATAATGACGCCTTTAACCACCGCTGGAGCACGCCCCGATGTCCGACCCCGCCGCCGCCTCGACCAAGCCGACGCCCGCCACTGCTCACCCGACGCTGGCGCGTCTGAAGGCCCAGTTCCCCGGCGCGGGGCTCAAGGCCGCCGAGTTCCGCGGCGATACGACCGTGCTCGTGCCCGCGGCGATGCTGCATGACGTGATGGCGTTTCTCCGCTCCGATCCGGAGTGCGATTACGACTTCCTCTCCGACGTGTTCGGCATCGATTATCTGAATTATCCCGATGCGATGGGCCGCTTCGGCGTGGTGTACAACCTCGCGTCGTACAAGCACAATCGCCGGTTGTTCGTGAAGGTCCTGCTCAATCCGACGCTCGACACGACGGGCATCGAAGACGACCCCGCTCTGCACATCCCCTCCGTCTGCGACATCTGGCCCGGCGCCGAATGGAACGAGCGCGAGACGTTCGACATGTTCGGCATCCGCTTCGACGGCCACCCGGACCTCCGCCGCATCCTGACCTGGGAAAAGTTCCCCGCTCATCCCCTCCGCAAGGACTACCCCCTGACCGGCCGCGGCGAACGCGAAATGTACCGCGTCCTCGCCCGCGACTCGGCGTAGCCACTGCATCATCACCATCGCACCCCGCGGCACGGTCGCCCTCGACCGTGCTTTTTCGTTTGAGGATGTTCACTACGCGGGCACGAGGAATATGGGGAGTTACAAATTGAAAATTGCCCATGGAAAAATGCAAATTGCAAATTGAGGACGCGACGCCGCCAATTTGCAATTTGCAATGGTCAATTTACATTTTTCAATCGTCTCTTCCCCGTGTCCCCCGTGCCCCCGTGGTGAATTGAATCTTCTCAATGCGGCTTGGCGGCTTCGTAGTCGGCGGTCAATTTGGCGAGCTGGGCCTCGGCGTCGGTGACGGTTTTGGCCTGCTGGTCAAGCTGAGTCTGCGCCTGGCCGGCGTCGTTTTTCGTCTTTTCGACGGCGGCCTTCGCGGCTTCGAGACGCTTGGGGGCGGCGTCGGCGTCGGCCTGGGCTTTGGCCATCGCCTGCTGCGCCTGGGCGTATTTCGCCGCCGCATCGTTGGCTTTGGCGGCCATGTCGTCGACGATCTTCTTCTGAGCGTCACGCGCGGCGACCGCGGCGTCGGCCGGGCCCTTCGCGGCGGCGGCCCCGTCGGTAAGCTGCTTGATCTCGCCCGCCAGCGCGGCGATCGCGTCGCTGGCCGTCTTCTGATCGCCGGCGATCTTCGTGAACGCATCATTGGCGGCGGCGGCCTCCGACTGCGCCTTGGCCATCGCGCCGTTCATGACATTCAGCTCCGCCTGCATCGCGGCGACCTGACCGGCGATCTGCTTCTGCTCGCCGTCGAGTCGGGCGACGTTGTCGGTCGCCGCCTTCGCTTCGCCTTCGAGCTTCGCGACATTCTCCGTCATCGCCTTCTGCTCGCCATCGAGCTTGTCGCGCTCGGCGTTAAGCGCGCTCGCTTCATTGGTGAGCTGCGCCACGCGATCCGCCAGCGACTTGTCATCGGGTTTCTCGGCGGCGGCCTTCTGAGCGGCGGCCAGTTCGTCCGCCTTCGCTTTGGCCTTGTTCACCGCGTCATTGAGCACGTTGCCATGATCGGCGACCTGCTTGCGCGCCGCATCCAGCGCCGTCGTCTTCGCCGCCGCGTCGGCCTTGGCCTTCTCAAGCTCCTCCGTCTTGCCCTTGAGGTTCGCCTGTGACTGGGCGATGGCGTCCGTCTTGGCCTTGAGATCCTGCTGGGCTTTGGCGGCGGCGGCGTTCTTCGCATCGAGTTCGCCCTTGGCCTTGTTCATCGCGTCGGCCATGGCGTTCAAGTTGTTCTGCGCCGCGGCCATCTGATCCTGCTTCGTCTTGGCGTCAGCGAGCATCTTGTTCATGCCATCGACCTTCGCCTGCGCCTCGGCCTCCAGCGGCGCCAGCGCGTTCTTGGCATCGGCCAGCGCCTTGGCCGCATCGTCATTCGTCTTGCCCATCGCCTGCGCCTGCTGCTGAGCCGCCTGCACGAGGCCGGGGGCGTCGGCGATGAACTTCTGCGCGTCGTTGAGTTCCGCCGCCGCGGCGTCGGCCGCGTTGCGCGCAATCGTCAGTCCCGCCGCCAGCGCCGCCTGCCTGGCCTTCTGGTCCGCCAGCGCGTTGCGGGCGTCGTACACGCCGCTGAAGATCTTCGCCGCCTTGAAGCGGGTCAGGTCATGGTCGGCGTTGTTCATCGTCCCCACGATCTGTTCGAGCCGCCCCGCGTTCTCGCCCGCCGCTTTGGCCTTGTTCGCAAGGTCCGGCAGAGCGCTCGCGATCGCTTCGATTTCCTTGTTCATCGCGTGCGTCTGATCGACGAGCGTGTTGCGATCGGCTTCGATCTTCTTGTACGCCGCATCCTTTTCCGCCGCGTCCTTCTCGGCGGCGGCGACGGCGGCGTTGGCCCCATCGAGTTCGCCCTTGGCCTTGGCCAGCGTTTCCTCGGCCCCCTTGAGCGCATTGGCGCGATCGTTGACCTGGTTCTGCGCCGCCGTCTGTTCCTGATGCGCCTTGTCGGCGGCGCCCTTCGCCGATTCCACCGCCTTGGCGAAGTCGGCGTTGTCCTTGGCCTTGTCCAGTTCCTCCTGCGCCTTCTTGAGCGCTTCATCCGCCGCGGCCACGGCCTTGTTCTTCTCCTGAAGCTGCTTCATCGCTTCGCCATGCTCCTGGCGCGCCTTCTCGGCGGCGCCATTGGCCTGTGCGAACGCATCGTTCCTGCCCTTCGCTTCGTTGCGCTTGGCGTTGAGCGTATTGTTGGCCTGATCGCGCGGGCCGGCGGCGGCCTGCATCTGCTTGGCCATCTCCTCGATGCGGCCCTGATGCGCCTTGACCTGCTCCTCGAGCTGGGCCTTGCGGCCCGTCGCGCCGGCCAGTTCGTCCGCCGCCTTCTTTGCCGCGTCGCGCGCGGCGTTGAACTCATTGGTCAGGTTCGGATTCTGCGTGCGAAGCTGCGAAAGCTGCTCACTCAGCGATGCGATGCGCTGATCGAGCGTCGGGGGATTGGCGGTCAGGTCGGTGACGATCGCGCCGCTTTCGGAATCGAACACGCGGACGATGCCCGTCCAGTCGCCGCCGACGACGCGCTTGCCGTCATACGTGAACGTCGCGCGCGTCGCCAGATCGGGGAACGCCTCCAGTTCGCGAATCTGCTTGCCCTCGCCGTCCCAGAGCCGGATGCGCTGATCGCGACCGGCTGAGACGAGACGCCCGTCGTGCGTGTAACGCACATCGAGCACGCCGCCGTTGTGCGCGTTCCAGCTTTTGATCTGGTTCCCGTTCTGCATGTCCCAAAGCTTGATCGTCCCGTCCTCCGACGCCGACGCCAGCACGTTGGAGTCGGGGCGCCAGGCCACGGCCGTGATCGCCCCCTTGTGTCCGCGCAGGTC
Proteins encoded in this window:
- a CDS encoding NADH-quinone oxidoreductase subunit C, with the protein product MSDPAAASTKPTPATAHPTLARLKAQFPGAGLKAAEFRGDTTVLVPAAMLHDVMAFLRSDPECDYDFLSDVFGIDYLNYPDAMGRFGVVYNLASYKHNRRLFVKVLLNPTLDTTGIEDDPALHIPSVCDIWPGAEWNERETFDMFGIRFDGHPDLRRILTWEKFPAHPLRKDYPLTGRGEREMYRVLARDSA